One genomic region from Gopherus flavomarginatus isolate rGopFla2 chromosome 20, rGopFla2.mat.asm, whole genome shotgun sequence encodes:
- the TXNIP gene encoding thioredoxin-interacting protein, translated as MVVFKKIKTFEIVFSEPDKVFCSGEKVAGRVLVEVTEVTRVSSVKVLACGEARVVWIKGPQQCKQEMEYLRYEDVLTLDDHPTDEDGSVILRPGNKYEYKFGFELPQGPLGTSFKGKYGCVDYWVKAFLDRPSCHPQEIKQHFEVMDPVDVNTPDLMSPVAAKKDKKVSCMFIPDGHVSVSARIDRKGFCEGDDICINADFENICSRIVVPKAAIVSKHTYLANGQTKVLTQKLSCVRGNPIISGMSESWRGKTLRVKKIKPSILGCNILRVEYFLQIYASVPGSKKIVLELPLVIGSRSGFASRSSSMASQASSEMSWVDLNIPDAPEAPPCYLDIVSEDHRLESPTTPLLDDLDSSFDSPIFMYAPEFKFMPPPTYTEVDPCNANNNVQ; from the exons ATGGTGGTGTTCAAGAAGATCAAGACCTTCGAGATCGTCTTCAGCGAGCCTGACAAGGTCTTCTGCAGTGGAGAGAAGGTAGCCGGCCGTGTGCTGGTGGAAGTGACCGAAGTCACCCGGGTCAGCTCAGTTAAAGTGCTGGCTTGTGGGGAGGCCAGGGTGGTCTGGATCAAGGGACCCCAACAATGCAAGCAGGAGATGGAGTACCTGCGCTATGAAGATGTCCTCACCCTGGATGATCATCCTACTG ATGAGGATGGTTCTGTGATCTTGAGACCTGGCAACAAATACGAATACAAATTTGGATTTGAGCTTCCCCAGGG GCCTCTGGGGACCTCCTTCAAAGGGAAGTATGGCTGTGTGGATTACTGGGTTAAGGCTTTCTTGGATCGCCCCTCCTGTCACCCCCAGGAGATAAAGCAGCACTTTGAGGTCATGGATCCTGTTGATGTCAACACTCCGGACTTAATG TCGCCAGTCGCTGCCAAGAAAGACAAGAAGGTGTCCTGCATGTTCATTCCTGATGGACATGTGTCTGTCAGTGCCAGGATTGACCGAAAAGGATTCTGTGAAG GTGATGACATCTGCATAAATGCAGACTTTGAGAACATCTGCTCCCGGATCGTGGTACCCAAAGCAGCCATTGTTTCCAAGCATACCTACTTGGCAAATGGGCAGACCAAGGTTTTGACCCAGAAACTTTCCTGCGTCCGAGGCAACCCCATCATTTCGGGCATGTCTGAGAGCTGGCGGGGTAAAACTCTCCGGGTCAAGAAGATCAAACCATCCATCCTGGGCTGCAATATCCTGCGTGTGGAGTACTTCTTGCAG ATCTACGCCAGCGTCCCTGGCTCCAAGAAGATCGTTCTGGAGCTGCCTCTCGTCATCGGTAGCagatctgggtttgccagccgcagctccagcatGGCTAGCCAGGCTAGCTCTGAAATGAGCTGGGTGGACCTCAATATCCCTGATGCTCCAGAAG CACCTCCATGCTACCTGGACATCGTATCTGAAGATCACCGGCTGGAGAGCCCCACCACTCCCCTTCTGGATGATCTCGACAGTTCCTTCGACAGCCCAATCTTCATGTATGCCCCAGAGTTCAAGTTCATGCCTCCTCCCACTTACACAGAG gtGGATCCCTGCAACGCTAACAACAATGTGCAGTGA